The following proteins come from a genomic window of Pseudochaenichthys georgianus chromosome 19, fPseGeo1.2, whole genome shotgun sequence:
- the LOC117464607 gene encoding uncharacterized protein, producing MENWKLWLVVVTFCALLKTYQALSSSAGEERELSPDWQDESLEESLISLMKRSKALRFHGLMGKRSDPKKPFKVNRRNKGEAFVGLMGRSVSSGGSSEEWVHILY from the exons ATGGAAAACTGGAAGCTATGGCTGGTTGTTGTGACTTTTTGTGCTCTGCTGAAGACCTATCAGGCGCTGTCCTCCAGTgcgggagaggagagagaattATCTCCAGACTGGCAG GATGAGTCTCTGGAGGAAAGTCTGATCAGTCTGATGAAAAGATCCAAAGCTCTGCGCTTCCACGGACTCATGGGGAAACGCTCAG ATCCAAAGAAGCCTTTTAAAGTAAATAGAC GAAACAAAGGAGAGGCGTTTGTGGGTCTGATGGGAAGAAGCGTTTCCAGTGGCG GTTCATCGGAGGAATGGGTCCACATCTTGTATTGA
- the kat7b gene encoding histone acetyltransferase KAT7: protein MPRRRQRHMVGSGSDGTEDSDSSAERDQTNSSESDGNLSKRQRLTRASTRLSQSSQDTPDLKRTADHDESPPLTPTGNAPSSESELDISSPNASHDESQAKDQASRDSDKDLSHRPKRRRCHETYNFNMKCPTPGCNSLGHLTGKHERHFAVSGCPLYHNLSADECKVKAISREKQEDELKGQEENNSRHATRHQTPTSKQSKYKEQVAEMRKGRNSGLQKEQKEKHMEHRQTHSNTREPLLENITSEYDLELFRKAQARASEDLEKLRIQGQITEGSNMIKTILFGRYELDTWYHSPYPEEYARLGRLYVCEFCLKYMKSQTILRRHMAKCVWKHPPGDEVYRKGGISVFEVDGKKNKIYCQNLCLLAKLFLDHKTLYYDVEPFLFYVMTEADNTGCHLVGYFSKEKNSFLNYNVSCILTMPQYMRQGFGKMLIDFSYLLSKVEERVGSPERPLSDLGLISYRSYWKEVLLRYMYNFQGKEISIKEISQETAVNPVDIVSTLQSLQMLKYWKGKHLVLKRQDLIDEWRAKEIKRGNSNKTIDPSSLKWTPPKGT from the exons ATGCCACGTAGACGACAG AGACATATGGTTGGAAGTGGGTCAGATGGAACTGAAGACTCTGACTCCTCCGCTGAAAGAGATCAGACCAATAGTTCAGAAAGCGACGGAAACCTTTCCAAGAGACAGCGCCTCACCCGAGCCTCTACTCGCCTTAGCCAAAGCTCTCAAG ACACTCCAGACTTGAAGCGAACTGCAGACCATGATGAATCCCCACCGTTGACGCCCACAGGAAATGCCCCATCTTCTGAATCGGAGCTGGACATCTCCAGCCCCAATGCCTCACATGATGAGAGCCAGGCCAAAGATCAGGCCAGCCGAGACTCGGATAAAGACCTCTCCCATCGACCCAAGCGCCGCCGCTGTCACGAGACATACAACTTCAACATGAAATGCCCCACGCCAGGATGCAATTCACTCG GTCACCTCACAGGGAAACATGAGCGTCATTTTGCTGTGTCAGGTTGTCCTCTTTACCACAATCTCTCTGCTGATGAATGCAAG GTGAAAGCTATCAGCCGCGAGAAACAAGAGGATGAGCTGAAGGGGCAGGAAGAAAACAACTCGCGCCATGCTACTCGCCACCAG ACACCTACATCCAAACAGAGCAAATACAAGGAGCAGGTGGCTGAGATGAGGAAGGGCCGAAACTCTGGCCTTCAGAAGGAgcagaaagaaaaacacatg GAACACCGACAGACACACAGCAACACCAGAGAGCCTCTGCTGGAGAATATCACCAGTGAATATGACCTGGAGCTCTTCAGAAAAGCCCAGGCCCGCGCATCTGAAGATCTG GAGAAGCTGCGTATCCAGGGTCAGATAACGGAGGGCAGCAACATGATAAAGACCATCCTGTTCGGCCGCTACGAGCTGGACACCTGGTACCACTCCCCGTATCCCGAGGAGTACGCACGCCTGGGCCGCCTCTACGTCTGCGAATTCTGCCTCAAGTACATGAAGAGCCAGACCATTCTCAGGAGACACATG GCCAAGTGTGTGTGGAAGCATCCTCCAGGAGACGAGGTGTACAGAAAAGGAGGAATATCTGTGTTTGAAGTCGATGGCAAAAAGAATAAG ATCTACTGCCAGAACCTGTGTTTACTTGCCAAACTGTTCTTGGACCACAAAACGCTTTACTACGATGTGGAGCCGTTTCTCTTCTACGTCATGACCGAAGCCGACAACACCGGCTGCCATCTGGTGGGATACTTTTCCAAA GAGAAGAACTCATTCCTGAACTACAACGTCTCCTGTATCCTGACGATGCCGCAGTACATGAGGCAGGGCTTTGGAAAGATGCTCATCGACTTCA GCTACCTGCTGTCTAAAGTGGAGGAGAGGGTGGGCTCACCTGAGAGACCCCTGTCTGACCTGGGCCTCATCAGTTACCGTAGTTACTGGAAGGAAGTGTTGCTCAGATACATGTACAACTTCCAGGGCAAAGAGATCTCCATCAAAG AGATCAGCCAGGAGACGGCAGTGAATCCGGTGGACATTGTGAGCACGCTGCAGTCTCTCCAGATGCTGAAGTATTGGAAAGGAAAGCATTTGGTGTTGAAGCGACAG GACCTGATAGATGAGTGGAGAGCGAAGGAGATCAAGCGAGGCAACAGCAACAAAACCATCGACCCCAGCTCTCTGAAGTGGACCCCCCCCAAAGGGACATGA